TGTCAGGAACAACAGATATAATAATGCAAATTTTATTCTCGTTGATGCGACAAAACTTCCATTCAAGGAAGAGTATTTCGATATCAGTTATATTTCACTTGCTTTACATGAAATGCCTTTGAGTATAAGGCAAGAAGTTTTGCAGGAAATGGGTAGAGTTACAAGAACTGATGGCACTATATTCATCATAGACTATGCTACTTCCCCCAAAAGCAGGCTTGCAAGGTATTTTGTCCATTACATTGCCAGAGTATTCGAAAGCAAGTACTATCCTGAATTTATACATTCTGATCTTGGATCCTTGCTTAAAAGACAAGAAATGGAAGTGGTTGAAGAACTATCTGTTATATACGGTATATTCAAGATAATCAAATGTGTCAGGAGATAGAATCTTGTGCAAATGGGATCTGCATGATTATATGAATAAAATGGAATATGAGTTGCAGAGATGTTGTATAAATTCTGTATTGCAACCAGTATAATACTCAGTTTTGGTGATTTGGTGGCTTAAAAGCACAATATTTATATAATTATGTTAGTATATGGTATTCAGAGGGTATCACAATTGTATCTTCCAGATAAGTATAGTCATCATCAAATTCTGGGGAGGACAGCAGTCTTCCCCGGAAAGATACCCTTCATCTTCCAATTTTACTGAGGTTTTCACTAATATCACTTCCGATACGTCACTACAGATCATCATGTTAATTTTCGACCGACAGGTACAATCCACATCCTCGTAAATGCACCCCTTTCGTTAACTTCCTGAACCACAATCATACACCTGAATGCATAAAATTAAATCTTTTCCCGTAGAATCATTACTGATGATCATGAACAAAGAGATACAAGAAGCAAAAGATGTAAAGGGTTTTAAGCCAAGGTCTGTGGTCTATGCCACTCAGATAGATGAAGAGTTCGGCGAAGCCCTTGCAGGATATTATAAAGCTGTATGGAAGGAGCGGGAAAACGGGTTGAACATGAAGCAAAAGCATCTTTTGGTTTTTACTATAGCATGCTCAAAACTCAATGTAGAAAGTGCACTCAAGATCCTGGAAAGACTTAAAAAATTTGAGGCAACCTCTCAGGAGATAAAAGATGCTATGATGATTGCAGCCTGGACCGGCGGAATACAGAACTTCACTGATTTCAGTCCAAAGATACTTAAAGAAATGGAAAGATTGGGTTTCTGAAACCCTTTATGTTATGATTTCAGGTTAAAGGCAAGACCCTGAACCTTAAGAACCCTATCATAACTAAATGGAAAAACAGGATCAGAGGAAAACCGAATTTGAACTGAGGATGCTTGGTTTTGTGTTTGAAAACATGCATTCCCATAAAGCCGCCTAAGCTGCCTCCTAGAATGACCCATGTGAACAGTTGTTTTTCAGATATCCTGTATTTTTGATCTCTTGATCTTTTTTTATCCAGGCCCATAAGGCTGAAAGATACGATATTAACCACTGTAAGATATGCCAACAAAAAATTAATTAAAAAATACTCAGGTTGCATATTGTCATATAATGTACAACAATGTATTTATTTTATTTTGATAATGGCAGTGGTGATACAAAAAAAGAATAAAAAAGATTTAAATCGATTTATTTGCCAAAATCCCACACATTCAGCTTTCCATCACCTGTGGCGGCAACAAGATTCTTCCCATCTGATGTAAAGGCTATACTGGTCACGGTTCTGACTATGAGAGGTATATTTGACACAATTTCCCCTGAACAGAAATCATACAGGACAATATCATAATCCATTCCCACTGCAAAAGTCTTGCCATTTGAAGATATTGCAAGAGGAAAATGACCTGTTCCCTCAAGTCCTATGGAACGTTCTTGTTCTAAGTCTTTCAGAGACCATATACGCAGCTTCCGATCGTATCCGGAACTAATGAAATACTTCCCATCCGGGGTCAGCACCATCGACATTAAGGCAACCTCATGGCCTGGTAGTATTTGTTCAAGTTTACGTTCAGATAAAGACCAGACATATATATCGCCACCTATGCCTCCACTTAGAAGCTTTTCGCCGTCTGGAGTGAAAAGAACACAGGAAATGTTGTCGGGACTGCCTTTAAGGACCAATAGTTCTTCACCTTCAGGTAAGCCCCATAACCGTACAGTTCCATCGTAAGAACCCGAAGCTAGCAATTTCCCATCTGGTGAAATACATACAGATGATACAATATTGCGATGTCCGGTAAGAACTTTCAAAGGAAGATTTTCAGTACAGGACCAAAGTCTGATAGTATGATCCGATGAACCTGTAGCAATTATACTGTGCTGATTGGAAATCGAGATACTTTTCACACTTTTAGTATGACCTTTAAACTCTCTTATCAGCTTCCAGGAAGGGAACGACCAGAGTTTTACCACTGCATCTGTACCAGCAGATAATGTTTTTTTTCCGGCATCTGTAATACATATATTATTAACATGACCTTTATGAGCATTGAATCTGATATAGTCTCTCTTCATATTCTCGCCCTGAAGTAAAAAGCATTCTGAGGTCATGATTCTTCCCTGAACTCCAATGAAATGGAATTCATACAAAACCTTTCACCTGTGGGAGCCGGGCCATCATCAAAAATATGCCCAAGATGACTACCACATCTGCTGCAAAGCACTTCTGTTCTTTGCATGGAATAACTGTTATCTGGTTTTCTGATAACTTTATCCTCAGATACAGGTGCCCAGAAACTTGGCCATCCTGTACCGGAATCGAACTTCGTCTTCGAATCGAACAATTCCTGACCACATGCAGCACACAGGTAGATACCTTTCTTTTCATTTTGGTAATATTTGCCGGTAAAAGCAGGTTCGGTTCCCTTTTCTCGCAACACATAATACTGTTGAGGTGTTAAGATTTTTTTCCAGTCCTCTTCTGATTTTTTTTCACATAATGACATACAATTCCCCCCTCCCATTCAAAAAAAAGTGAGGCAAAATTTCTTGACGTAATTTTCCTTATTAAGGCTTGATATATTCTATCTTAAATAGTTTACGCAAACAGTATAAAATCAAAAAGTAACAATGGTTTTAGGGCATTATCAACTAAATATATCACAATATAAATCTAAATAGTATAATAAATATGAATGGTATACAATATATAAATAGTATCATGCCAGATTATATGGTAGGGAATTATCCATTGGATCAGGGGTGATATTGTGGCATGCTCTGCTGAAATGTGTATGGATCAGAAAGAACACGCTTTTTGTGTAATAAATCATATGGCATTCTCAGAAAAATATACTGATGCCCTCCGAAGTTGGACAGAGAAGTATCTTGATGTAAGAAATCTGGAAAGAATCGTGTGGGAGGGAATTGCTTCATCTGAAGATCCTTATCGCAATGTGCAGATGGAAGCAGAAAAGGACCTGGAATTCACTGTGCTATTTGCATCAAAATTGGATCGCAGCAACAGTGCTGTGTTTTTCCTTGAGGGGAAGTTGCTGCTGCTTTTCAATATTGTACTGCAAAGCCTGAAAGAAAGCAGTGTATCGTATACATTATAAAAAAATTCAAGACTGAGTTGCAAAGCCGGTCTTTTAATATAAGAAGAGCGGGCAGTTGATTTGATCTCTACTGAATAGTTTCCACAATCATGGCATTTGTATCGTTGACGTCCATTGACTATAAAATTCTTTTT
This DNA window, taken from Methanomethylovorans hollandica DSM 15978, encodes the following:
- a CDS encoding carboxymuconolactone decarboxylase family protein — its product is MNKEIQEAKDVKGFKPRSVVYATQIDEEFGEALAGYYKAVWKERENGLNMKQKHLLVFTIACSKLNVESALKILERLKKFEATSQEIKDAMMIAAWTGGIQNFTDFSPKILKEMERLGF
- the msrB gene encoding peptide-methionine (R)-S-oxide reductase MsrB, whose protein sequence is MSLCEKKSEEDWKKILTPQQYYVLREKGTEPAFTGKYYQNEKKGIYLCAACGQELFDSKTKFDSGTGWPSFWAPVSEDKVIRKPDNSYSMQRTEVLCSRCGSHLGHIFDDGPAPTGERFCMNSISLEFREES
- a CDS encoding DUF1294 domain-containing protein yields the protein MQPEYFLINFLLAYLTVVNIVSFSLMGLDKKRSRDQKYRISEKQLFTWVILGGSLGGFMGMHVFKHKTKHPQFKFGFPLILFFHLVMIGFLRFRVLPLT
- a CDS encoding class I SAM-dependent methyltransferase, which translates into the protein MEEDYYLYTRKLFHRLSYVYDLTEIVLSGTRTKVADFIDAKEGSKILDVATGTGKQVFEFAKRGYEVVGIDLSESMLRLAVRNNRYNNANFILVDATKLPFKEEYFDISYISLALHEMPLSIRQEVLQEMGRVTRTDGTIFIIDYATSPKSRLARYFVHYIARVFESKYYPEFIHSDLGSLLKRQEMEVVEELSVIYGIFKIIKCVRR
- a CDS encoding WD40 repeat domain-containing protein; this translates as MTSECFLLQGENMKRDYIRFNAHKGHVNNICITDAGKKTLSAGTDAVVKLWSFPSWKLIREFKGHTKSVKSISISNQHSIIATGSSDHTIRLWSCTENLPLKVLTGHRNIVSSVCISPDGKLLASGSYDGTVRLWGLPEGEELLVLKGSPDNISCVLFTPDGEKLLSGGIGGDIYVWSLSERKLEQILPGHEVALMSMVLTPDGKYFISSGYDRKLRIWSLKDLEQERSIGLEGTGHFPLAISSNGKTFAVGMDYDIVLYDFCSGEIVSNIPLIVRTVTSIAFTSDGKNLVAATGDGKLNVWDFGK